A segment of the Triticum urartu cultivar G1812 chromosome 1, Tu2.1, whole genome shotgun sequence genome:
AACAGAGGAATCACCTTGCTGAAGTGCGTGCTCCTGACGCACCACAGATAGGTAGAGAGCATCATCGGATGGCTGATAGCGCTGACAGAGATAAGACCACATCGCTGCAATTGTGCCAAGGCCCATGAACTCCGAAGCAAACTGAGGGAGGACACTCGCAGTGAGAACAGCAGCAGCACGAGCATCATCATTGCACCACTGAGTATAAGCAGACAGATCATCGCGGTACACAGAAAGAGCATCGGAATAAGCTGATACCTGCTGGTCATAAGCATCAACGGCATCATCATCGAGAGCCTTGGCTACATCCCGGTCAGCCTGAGAAGCATCAGCAGCAAGTACCGGTGGCACCGGTGGGATGGGGGCCACTGGCGCAACAGGGCATGGCGGAGAAGGAACCTCACCAGAGAGAACACCCCACAGAAGAAGACCACGCATATGGATGCGCATAAAGCCCACAAACTCAGCATAGTTGGTGCCATCGAAGATCACCGAACACCTAGGAACAGCGACATAGCCCGAAGAAGACATAGCGAGTATTgtcttttctttctctcttttttttgtcAACGGATGCAGACTCGATCTGGATCGAGAGGGGCGGGCAGGAGCGCTCGAGACAACGCTAGGCAGAGGCGGAGGATCGATCTGGCGCTAGGCAGAGGCGGAGGATCGATCTGGATCGATCCAAACCAGATCGAGTGCCTCGAACGGCACAGCACCTGCAGCTTCAGCGGGACAGCGCCCGCGGCTGGACAGGGCGACCAGCGCCGAGCGGGACAGCGGCCGCAGAACTGGGCTGGCCGAGCGCGACGGCGGCCGGACGGGGCTGGCCAGACGCGGCAGCGGCCACAACAGCCGGTCGGGGCGACTGGACAAGATGGCGCCGGACGGAGCAGCAGCCAAGCCGGGCGGCTGCCGGACGAATCGACCGGGCAAGACAGCGGCCGGACGGGACAGCACCTGGAGGAGCAGCAAAGCGGGGCTGGAAAGACAACGGCCAGACGGCCGGAGACGAGCATGCTAGGAACGAGGGGCACGGAGTTGCGTCGTGCGGAAGGAAGGGGCTAGCCTGACATCTGATACCATGTTGGATAATCAGCAACTATATTGACAGGAGGGCCAAAGGCAGTACATATACATGTGTAAGATAAAGTGCAAGAGACCCCTTATACAATGGGGATAAACCGAAAAGGGCTATACACATCTAACACTTGTAACAGCTGGTTCTGATGGCACCGGGAACTTGCCGAGGATCCCACTAACTAGCGATGTTATCAGTTAGTTATCTTCACACTTAATAGCAAGACACTGTTGGAAGTGCAAACTCCGTCGTAGATTTAACTAAATGAATGAAAGCCTGTATGTGATGACCTCCAATAATGCAGTGGCTTTGAGGTGTGTCCTGGACGTCTGAAGAATTCTTGTAGCCAAACAAATACTGGTGTCTAGGCTTCTGCAGCATATGCATCTCGCCGCGTGGATTGGTCATCTGTGTTCTTGGGTGCAGCCAAATCGGTGGCCTTCGTTTCACCTTGCTAAGCATTCGATCCCCTTGGCCTCGATCATCGAAAGGTGACGTTTTTGCCCATTTCTGTTGCTACTGGAGTGGCATCCTCTACTTCTTTTGCCACTCTTACTGGTGTTCTATCCATGAACCACTCTTGTAGCACCTGTGAGGTTTCAGTAACTAAAGAAAACAGTTTGTCAGTACTCAGCTTGCTGTGTATTCAATTCATTTGTCTTAGTGACCGTGTCCAGCTTGGAAAAAAACTAGGATATGCAACAAGGAGCAGCTAGCATCACAAACTTAAGATACGATGatatctactccctccattcctaaatataagtctttgtagagatttcactgtgaacaacatacggatgtatatagatgcattttagagtgtagattcattcattttgctctgtatgtagtcacttgttgaatctatacaaatacttatatttaggaattgAGGGATCATATATGTATGTCACCTCATTGTTGCCGCAGGCGGACAAAGTTGTGAGGCCGGCCGTGACCATGGTTGGTTTCTCCGCCTAGAATTGGCTTTTTCCAAAACATTGTTATTGTTAGGCTCCGTCTCCCTCACACCCATCCAAGATTTCTCTCCTCTTTCTAGTTCCTGCTGCTGCGCATTTGACGCTGAATCGCTCTTCGACGGCAAGCAGCACGGGTCGAGGTGAGCCTTGAACCTTGCTTTCTTCTACGACTTCATTTCTCTATCCTCGTTCCCCGTAACCTTCTGTATTTTCCCATGTTTTGTTCAACATAGAACCCAGCCCACTATTTTAGCtctaaagttgaagaaaagatatCACTTGCATAAATCATAATTAAAATGAGTTTCATGTGTGAATGAATCTCACTTGAATATTCCGTTGTATGTTTTACGTACGTGATTTCTGGTCAGGGGTTAACACTTAACAGTTGCAAAGAAGTATTTAAAATTTATCAACTAATTCTCATTTCATGACATTTCTCTAACTTATCAGTTGAAACTAACTTCATGGGATTTTTTTATGGAAACATATTTGAGAAAATAATCACTACAATAGTTGGTTTGTTGTATACAAATAGTCAGCTTGTTATATAATCTGACTAGAACAATTACTTCCTCAATGCTAATTGCATCGACCGCTTGCTCGCAGAACGGATATAGATGTCTATTCCAGCCAGCATGAGCTTATCCGCTGTTGGGGTCGTTGGTGCCGTCAACGAATGTGTCACTTTGTTTCAATGGGCCAAATCTGCCATTCCCTCTCTTTACTCCCGATGGAGTGGCTCACAGGAGCAGATTCTCCAGGACCATGTGTTGCAGTTGGAGAGTGGCCTACAACGCCTCAGGGACACCCTTCCTGCAATGTACGACCTCGTTAATAAAGCAGAGTGGAGAAGCCACGAACCTGTTGTGGCCAAGCTCCTTCCTAATCTCAAGGATGCAGTAGCTGAGGCCGAGGATCTTCTTGATGAATTTGGATGGTACGAGAAGAAGGTACAAGTGGAGGGCAATGCAAGCCAATCTTCTTTCATTGACTTCTTTCATACCGTCGTACAAGGCAGCTTCAACAAACTGAATGATGTACAATTGAGGTTGAAGGACGAGAGCTAGGTCAAGCTCGATCAAGATTAAAAAAAACGCCCCGCGTCGCCTAGCCCTGGGCGACTCGGGCGCGACCGTTCTCgtagcgccgccgccgctcctTTCTCGtctcgccgccgcgccgccgctggaGGACGCCTCCTGGCGAAGCCCGCGcggccgacggcggcggcggggcgcctTCCCGCGGCGGCCTCCGGTCTGTAGGGCGGCAGCTCCGGGCGGCACGTCGGCGTGCGTCGGGACTCGTCCGGGATCCCGACGACCGGTGGCTGTTCTCGGTGTCCTCACGTGGGGCGCAGCAGCGATCACCGGCGGCATGGCAGCGAGGCTGTGTCGGGGCGTGAGGCATGTGCGACGTGATGATCAGATCTGATTGCTTGTGTGGCGGCTGGGCTGCTACTTGGCATTGGGCCTGACCACGTCTCGGTGGAGTTAGGCCAAGAAACTATGGGTGCTGCTGCCATGCGTGATGCAGCGCCATGGTTCTTGGCTGCCGGACAATTCTGCTTTCCGTGCTTCAGATCCGGCCATGTCGGCTCCTAGGTCGATGGCTTGGACAAAACTCTCTTCGGCGAGGTGGCAATcaacgatgatgatgatgtgcTGCACCGTACGTGTTGGTCCATAGTGATCACTCTGGCTTTGTGTGGCGTCTATCTACGGATTGCGAAGACCACCGAAAGATCTTCGCGAGGATTTCTCCTTTCTGATCTGGTGGTTGCCTTTGACCGTGAGATGCAATATATGGACGACGGCTTGACGCAGAGGGTAAGGTTGTGCAGTGGCGGAGGTCGGCTTTCTAGCCCAGCACATGCAGCTGCTTGGATTGTGGAAAAGTGGTGACGACAACATATGATTGACTCAAATGGTGGTGCTTCTCAAGTACCTGGTCTTGAGCTCCGGGGTGAAAACCTAGGTCTGGCACAAGTTGGTCATACATGGCAAGGGCGATGCTTTGTGtcgttaccttgttgaaggcattgctcgGATTTGCTCAGACTGGTTCTTCAGGGTGAAAACTTAGAATCTGACCTTTGATGGCTGGATCCGATGACGGTGCCGTAGAGCGTCGCTCCCTTCATGAAGGCGTTGCTGTTGAAGAACCTCATTGTCATTATGGTGTCATGAGATGGTTGGTGCGGATACAGTTGTTGTTGTATTTTGTCGATCGCAGATTTGTTCGATTTGTTTTTTTTCTCGTTTAGGCATAGCTTTGGtcttatatgactttgctatttgcCAGCGGGTTTTCCTGTGTGTGTTGgtgttggctgtgtgcatcttagctatgcagaggccgggtgtgtGCTCACTGTGTTTGTATTTACTTGATGCTTCGTTTTGAGTCAATAAAATCCATCCTTTGTCGAAAAACAATTGAGGTTGAACCATCTTTCAAGTCAGCTAGAAAATATGGGGCTTCGTGGAGTTACACGATGCTTTGACAAATTAGTCAGGCCAGAGACCACATCCTTGCCAAATGAAACAAAAATATTTGGTCGTGACAAGGAACTAAAGCAGCTATTGGGATTTCTCAATGTACCTACAATTTCAAAACGCAAGAGAGCAACTAAAACTAGTTCAATCAATGCATCAGCAAGCAACCATGTTAGTAATGAATCAAGAGCATTGGATCTTCCTGTTTTGCCAATTGTTGGAATTGGTGGTGTTGGAAAGACTACATTGGCCCAACATATTTGTAGCCATCAACAAGTGAAATCTCACTTTGAACTGATAATTTGGATTTGTGTTTTAGATGACTTTGATGTGAAGAGGTTAACTAAAGAAGTAATACAATCATGTACTGGAAATGAGGCAACCAGTGATAATTTGGATTCTCTTCAGCGTGCTCTCTCTAACCATGTGAACAACAAAAGGTTATTGATAGTTCTTGATGACACGTGGGATGATGCCTTGAAGGAAAATGGGCAGTGTTGGAAGAGGTTTTGTGCACCTTTTAGAAGTGCCCTAGATGGAAGTACAATGTTGGTCACCACTAGATGTCCAAATGTTTCCCAGGGGGTACGCACAATGGAGCCGATTATAGTTGAAGGTCTGAAGGACGACATCTTTTGGAATTTCTTCAAATTGTGTGCGTTTGGATCAGAGGGTTCTAACAGTGATCCTGAGTTAGAGCACATTGGTAAATGTATACTTCCTAAGCTGAAGGGTTCACCTTTGGCCGCAAAAACTCTAGGGCGCATGTTAAGCATGGACCTTCAAGCATCGCATTGGAATTCCATACGTGAGAGTGAACTGTGGGAGTTGAAACAAGAGGAGACTGACATTTTGCCTGCACTTCGGTTGAGCTACATGTATTTACCGTTCTATTTGAAGCAATGCTTTGCATTTTGTGCTGTGTACCCCAAAGATTACAAATTTGATAAGACACTCTTAGTTGAAATTTGGGCGGCAGAAGGCCTTGTGGATCCTCAAGGTGGTATTCCGATTCAAGATATTGGTTATCAGTATTTTGAAGACCTTGTCACACGATCCTTCTTCCAAAAAATCAGCAGTAGATATGTCATTCATGACTTGCTACATGATATGGCACAAATGGTTTCAAAGCAGGATTGTTGCATCTTAAGAAATAAGAGTGACTTGGATAAGGTTCCCCAAAATGTTCGTCATCTCTATGTACTCCCTAGCAGTGAGTTTGATGATTCCAGCTTGTTGAGGCTATGCAAGTACACAAAGTTGCGTACCATAATTTGCAAGAAGGATTTAAAGAAGAAAGCAGGCTTTGTAATGAGCAAATGGTGTACTAAACTTCCGCGTATGCGCGTCATTTCTTGTGTCTCCACAGATGAGTTACCAGATAATATTGGCAACTGGAAGCATCTTCGGTACATTGAGATCGTCAAAGCTCGTCCTTTGAAGAAAATTCCTTCAACATTTTGTTGGCTTTATCATTTGCGGATTTTATATGCCAAGAATTGCAGGCTAGAGAGCTTGCCCGATGGCTTTATTAAGTTGATTAGTTTACGGAAGTTCGAATCAGTTGGATTAACATATTATGATGGGCGTCGTATGTGTCTTGGTCACACCAATAAGTGCAGAGAATTTACGTTACTAAAGAATCTGAACCGGTTTCGTGGGCACTTGCAGCTTATTGATGTTCGCGTGCTAAGTAAGGATCATGCCGCAGAAGCAGACCTGAAGAATAAGAAATATCTTCATGGGTTGAAACTGGATATGGGGAAGCCTGAGGATCATGCCATATATTACCATGGGCTTTATATCCCCAACAATGATATAGAAGTGGTTGAAGTTCTGCAGCCTCCTCTCAGTCTGAAGTCTCTCGTCCTAAAATATTATGACAGTATCTCGCTCCCAAGTTGGTTTCAACCAAAAAACCTGACAAGCTTAAAATCACTTACTTTTGAATGTTGTTTTCAACTTGGGAGCATATCACCTCCCTTTATCTCACGTGGAATAAACATAAATGCGATACCTGCAGTTGCTATATTCTTGTGCCTGGAAGAGGTAACCATTGATGGGTGCGACAATATATCAAGCATCGAGCATTTTCTGCATCCCGATTATGTACCAGCCATCAAGAAAATAAGAATTAAAAAGTGCAACATGTTAGCATCAGTAGCAACTGAGAAGTTTGGGGATTTTCATTTCCTTGAAGAACTGGAGGTGCACCATTGTCCAAAATTCTGCTCCCAAAGATTGGTATCGTCGTCCCTTAAGAAACTCGGCCTGCATAGTTCTGGTCTCTTTTGGACTATTGACTGCTGCTCCCTCACCTACTTTCATTTGGAATGGGAGTTTGTCACATCCATTGATCTAGAAATGTGGAGTCTTCCATCTCTACGGGAGTTAATCATTAGATGCAAAGCTCTTGCATCTATTGGAGGCAGCCTTACAGCATTCTCATCCCTTAGGATCCTAACAGTTATATACTGTGATAAATTGTCCACGCTTGATGACCTCCTAACACAAGAATATCTACCTGCTATTGAGGAAATTAACATCAGACATTGTCACGAGTTACTTTCTCTTCCAGCTGAAAGGTTTGGGAGTTTTTCTAATCTAAAACATATGGAGGTTTTACAGTGCCCAAGTCTCAGCTGGCAACAAGGATTAGCACTGCCATCATCTCTTCAAAGGCTCAGCTTAATGCGATGTGGGGATGCCTCTCCATATGTTCTTAACTGCCTACGGAACCTCACCTCCCTTGTCTCACTGAACATGGGTGGATGCACCGGTATAACATCCATTCCAAGTGACATTTGGCTCGGTAATCTTGCATCACTTGAGAAATTGGTGATCAAGGATTGTCCAAACCTAGTTTCAATTGGTGGAGCAAAGGCAGTTGCAAAAATAAAGACTGTGGAGATATCCATGTGCCCGAAGTTAAAGGAAGCGGAGCAGATCAACAAAATATCCCGCCTAAGGTATTTTTTCTAACACTCATTTGCTGTCCAGCTTTACTTCCCTTTTGTTCAAAGTTCCCAATAGTCCCAGTTTGCTTTTACTGACTATGTTTTGTTCTTCAAGAGACTGGAGGCACCGAAGAGAAATAGCTAAATTAATTGGAAAATGAGGACAACAAGATTTCGTGCCTCTGTCTCATCGTCTATCTATCTGCCCATGGCTGATTTATACCGTTTTGCAGTTGCATACCATCAACAATTTCCCATATTTGTACTGATAACTATCAGTTCCCAGTTTGCACCATCGTAGCAAACTCGTTGTAATCTATGAAGCGACAGAGAATCGCCGTACATCTGTAGGACATGATGTATCCGTATGCATTTGTGTTTTGGTTCATCTTAACTCTGGGAAATGTTTACCTGCCTCCATGAGTGCTGCATCTGCCCGTTTGTGATCTTTCCCCTTCTGTAGTTTTTCTTCTTAGCTCTGTGGTTTGTGCTTGTGTTGTCTTTCTTCTTTGGTTTCCCCTTTCTCTCTGGTTCTGGCTTGTAAGAAGACATGAGTCATCTGTCTCAACATTTTCTCCTGTTATGAATTGGCGCCCGCTTTGGTCGGGTCCAAGGAAAATAAGATTGATTTAACTACTCTGAACAATGAACACGTAGGCAAATAGTTTCTAGTTTCAGAAGTAAAGAAACATTAGCTAGTTTGCCATAGCATTTTGCAGGTCTAGATTTCGATGCCTCTGATGATTATTCCTAACTGCAACAAAGTTAAACTAAATGCCCTTTCTTAGGTTTGATGACTGGTGGAAGGCTGCACTATCAGCCACTTCGAAAAGGAATTATTTCAGGTACAGTATATGCATGTGATGCTGATTGTTGGTGCTAATGCTGCTTGGGTGACTTAAGAACCTGAACTAGAGAAGCCTCCTTGGGTCTGTGAAGCGAGGAAGAAC
Coding sequences within it:
- the LOC125533077 gene encoding putative disease resistance protein RGA1 encodes the protein MSIPASMSLSAVGVVGAVNECVTLFQWAKSAIPSLYSRWSGSQEQILQDHVLQLESGLQRLRDTLPAMYDLVNKAEWRSHEPVVAKLLPNLKDAVAEAEDLLDEFGWYEKKVQVEGNASQSSFIDFFHTVVQGSFNKLNDVQLRLNHLSSQLENMGLRGVTRCFDKLVRPETTSLPNETKIFGRDKELKQLLGFLNVPTISKRKRATKTSSINASASNHVSNESRALDLPVLPIVGIGGVGKTTLAQHICSHQQVKSHFELIIWICVLDDFDVKRLTKEVIQSCTGNEATSDNLDSLQRALSNHVNNKRLLIVLDDTWDDALKENGQCWKRFCAPFRSALDGSTMLVTTRCPNVSQGVRTMEPIIVEGLKDDIFWNFFKLCAFGSEGSNSDPELEHIGKCILPKLKGSPLAAKTLGRMLSMDLQASHWNSIRESELWELKQEETDILPALRLSYMYLPFYLKQCFAFCAVYPKDYKFDKTLLVEIWAAEGLVDPQGGIPIQDIGYQYFEDLVTRSFFQKISSRYMSYQIILATGSIFGTLRSSKLILYAKNCRLESLPDGFIKLISLRKFESVGLTYYDGRRMCLGHTNKCREFTLLKNLNRFRGHLQLIDVRVLSKDHAAEADLKNKKYLHGLKLDMGKPEDHAIYYHGLYIPNNDIEVVEVLQPPLSLKSLVLKYYDSISLPSWFQPKNLTSLKSLTFECCFQLGSISPPFISRGININAIPAVAIFLCLEEVTIDGCDNISSIEHFLHPDYVPAIKKIRIKKCNMLASVATEKFGDFHFLEELEVHHCPKFCSQRLVSSSLKKLGLHSSGLFWTIDCCSLTYFHLEWEFVTSIDLEMWSLPSLRELIIRCKALASIGGSLTAFSSLRILTVIYCDKLSTLDDLLTQEYLPAIEEINIRHCHELLSLPAERFGSFSNLKHMEVLQCPSLSWQQGLALPSSLQRLSLMRCGDASPYVLNCLRNLTSLVSLNMGGCTGITSIPSDIWLGNLASLEKLVIKDCPNLVSIGGAKAVAKIKTVEISMCPKLKEAEQINKISRLSCIPSTISHICTDNYQFPVCTIVANSL